The following proteins are encoded in a genomic region of Pyrus communis chromosome 11, drPyrComm1.1, whole genome shotgun sequence:
- the LOC137709055 gene encoding uncharacterized protein: MLLSKGYQGYLAHMVLNDVAPSSVDDVKVVKHFPDVFLDDLPRLPPDRDAEFTIDLLPGTYPISLTPYRMAPAELRELKIQLQELVDKGFIQPTTSPWGAPVLFVRKKNGTLRPCIDYRQLNRLKISSEDVPKTAFRTCYGYYEFLVMPFGIINAPVDPRKVAAVENWEQPQTVTELKYYLTHAPVVALPDDNGNFEVYSDASLNGLGCVLMQHDRYLFTQRDLNLRQRRWIKLLSDYDCTIEYHPGRANVVADALSRKTPINDEETQEIIQARNRGKKKDFKIRESDGMLITTYHPQTDGQSERAIQTFEDMLRSSVLQFGDAWHQRLDLMKFAYNNNYHSSIGMAPFEALYGKSYRTPLCWSEIGERVLVGPKIVEETTQNIQVIKSNLKATQDQQKSLTDRHATDKVYKVGDWVFLKLSPWRGVVRFGKKGKLSPRYIGLYRITERVGEVAYKLLLPPELSKMHDVFHVSMLRHYVSDPSDVITPQPLEINLDLTYDEEPVTILDWKAKNLRNKTVRLVKILWRNHLVEEATWETNDQMRDLYPRLFYDY, encoded by the exons ATGTTGTTATCGAAAGGTTACCAAGGATATTTAGCTCATATGGTGTTGAATGATGTTGCTCCTAGTAGTGTGGATGATGTAAAAGTAGTCAAGCATTTTCCTGATGTATTCCTTGATGATTTACCTAGATTGCCGCCAGACCGAGATGcggagttcactattgatttgcttccaggtacaTATCCTATatctttgactccttatcgaatggctcctgctgagttgagggaattgaaaattcagttgcaggaattagttgataaaggttttattcagcctactACTTCACcctggggagctccagtgttatttgtgaggaagaaaaaCGGGACTTTGAGGCCATGCATtgattacaggcaattgaatcgg TTGAAGATCAGTAGTGAGGATGTCCCTAAGACAGCTTTCAGGACTTGCTATGGTTATTATGAGTttttggtgatgccattcggaATAATTAATGCACCA GTGGATCCTCGAAAGGTAGCAGCGGTGGAGAATTGGGAGCAACCTCAAACCGTCACTGAG TTGAAGTATtatctcactcatgcacctgttgtAGCACTCCCAGATGATAATGGTAATTTTGAGGTTTacagtgatgcttccttgaatggtctaggttgtgtattgatgcagcatgatagg TATCTTTTTACtcagagggatcttaatcttcggCAGCGAAGGTGGATTAAGTTGCTAagtgattatgactgcacgattgagtatcaccctggtcgtgcaaatgtggtggctgatgcacttagtagGAAGACTCCA ATAAATGATGAAGAGACCCAGGAAATAATCCAAGCAAGGAATcgggggaagaagaaagacttcAAGATTCGAGAGTCTGATGGCATGCTTAT TACAacatatcatcctcaaacagaTGGACAATCAGAGAGGGCAATTCAGACGTTTGAGGATATGCTAAGATCTTCAGTGTTacagtttggtgacgcttggcatcagaggttggatttaatgaaatttgcctacaacaacaactaTCATTCGAGTATTGGtatggcaccatttgaggcacttTATGGCAAATCTTATCGTACACCTTTATGTTGGTCAGAGATTGGtgaaagagttttagtgggcCCTAAGATAGtagaggagactactcaaaacattcaagtaattaagtctaacctaaAAGCAACCCAGGATCAACAGAAGAGCTTAACAGATAGACATGCCACTGATAAGGTGTATAAAGTTGGTGATTGGGTATTTTTAAAGTtatcaccgtggagaggtgtggtacggtttggaaagaaaggtaagctAAGTCCTAGGTACATCGGACTATATCGGATCACCGAACGAGTCGGTGAAGTTGCTTACAAGCTTTTGTTGCCTCCAGAGTTGTCTAAAATGCATGATGTGTTCCATGTTTCCATGCTTCGTCATTATGTTTCAGATCCATCGGATGTGATTACCCCTCAACCTCTAGAAATTAATctggatttgacttatgatgaggagcCAGTGACTATTCTGGATTGGAAAGCTAAGAATCTGAGAAATAAGACAGTGCgtttggtgaaaattttgtggAGAAATCACTTAGTGGAAGAGGCTACTTGGGAGACGAATGACcagatgagagatttgtatccaCGACTATTTTATGATTATTAG